One region of Kazachstania africana CBS 2517 chromosome 3, complete genome genomic DNA includes:
- the KAFR0C03140 gene encoding C2H2-type zinc finger protein (similar to Saccharomyces cerevisiae YPR015C; ancestral locus Anc_8.117) produces MNSVMASYYKTLDSQETVPREPHRMSHTIKDSINSSNDNIPFDRRTSTISDHNKNDSIILPPISSIIPNQTSTSNEKKDIIYSSPSDKPNNSMINTSMEQAVQTPRSMVQSKELSSQSLTQDFNNNNNTMKYYQRDSIASPYSNPLQQPIQMVPAYGLHLQQDPQQQGRFFHVYSQPTVPIEAQLPQLQIQQQQALQAQAQYQQMSQQGQYPIRIRPTHDPHRMSPSEPYLYGQSGYFITPTNSVNRAATMGNIPHQQATTVIPDVQRQAQFSNVYPSGLPTPATIQSNLSLAIRLRKQCPVCGKICSRPSTLKTHYLIHTGDTPFKCPWKGCTKSFNVKSNMLRHFKSHEKKAASKKETEGLHDSFESS; encoded by the coding sequence ATGAATTCTGTGATGGCAAGCTATTATAAGACTTTAGACTCGCAAGAGACAGTTCCAAGAGAACCTCACCGTATGTCTCACACAATAAAAGATAGTATTAATAGTagtaatgataatattccaTTTGATAGAAGAACAAGTACTATTTCTGAtcataataaaaatgatagtATAATATTACCgccaatttcttcaataatcCCAAATCAAACAAGTACatctaatgaaaagaaagatattatttattcttctCCATCAGATAAACCAAATAATAGTATGATCAATACTTCTATGGAGCAAGCTGTGCAAACTCCACGCAGTATGGTGCAATCCAAAGAACTCTCGTCACAAAGTCTTACTCAGgattttaataataataataatactatGAAATACTATCAACGTGATTCTATAGCAAGTCCATATTCAAATCCATTACAACAGCCCATCCAAATGGTCCCCGCTTATGGTTTACATCTTCAACAGGATCCACAGCAGCAAGGAAGATTTTTCCACGTATATTCTCAACCAACAGTACCTATTGAGGCACAATTACCACAACTGCAAATACAGCAGCAACAGGCACTGCAAGCACAGGCACAATATCAACAGATGTCACAGCAAGGTCAATACCCAATTAGAATACGACCAACTCATGATCCACATAGAATGTCACCTTCAGAACCATACCTCTATGGACAAAGTGGATATTTCATTACTCCAACAAATTCTGTCAATAGAGCAGCTACTATGGGAAATATTCCCCATCAGCAAGCAACAACAGTCATACCTGATGTCCAGAGACAAGCACAATTTTCTAATGTGTATCCATCGGGCCTGCCAACACCTGCAACGATTCAATCAAACTTGAGTTTAGCTATACGACTACGCAAACAATGTCCAGTGTGTGGGAAGATCTGTTCAAGACCTTCTACTTTAAAAACGCACTACTTAATTCATACTGGTGATACTCCTTTCAAATGTCCTTGGAAAGGCTGTACCAAGTCGTTTAATGTCAAGAGTAATATGTTGAGACATTTCAAAAGCCACGAAAAGAAGGCCGCctcaaagaaagaaactgaAGGATTACATGATTCCTTTGAAAGCAGctga